The DNA window TCACCAAAGACAGGTAAACTTATACTACTATTAGTGAAATGTTTATGTGATTGAAATGTAATGAAGGTGGTTTGTATAGGCTGTGTGAGGCTAATGTGAAGTTATCAGTCCCCATTATACTTCATCATACTTGTGTAATTTGTATGAATAGTTGATTTTGCATTTAGATATCTAATGATCAGTAGGAATATGTTTACAGTCAGACATCAATGTGTTTACAGTTGGATATTGGATGATCATTAGGAGTTTGTGTTTACAGTCAGACTTCTAATGATCAGTAGGAATTTTCCTTTACAGTCTGGTATCTAATGATCAGTAGGAATTTGCCTTTACAGTCAGGTATCTAATGATCAGTAGGAATGGGTTTACAGTCAGACTTCTAATGATCAGTAGGAATTGACCTTTACAGTCAAGTATCTAATGATCAGTAGGAATGGGTTTACAGTCAGACTTTCAGATATTTGATAATTAGTCTGAATGGTTGTGTTCACTCTCAGATATCTTATGATCAGTCTGAATGGTTGTGTTATTGTCAAAAATCTGATACACATTTTATTAGCAGTATGAATGGTTAAATATCTGCTTCTAGTGTGATCAATTTTAAATGGGAGTGTTTACATTCAAGTTTCTGATAACCTGTATGCTtattttgaatgtgtttacAGTCAGATATCTGATACCGGGAATCTCCAGGACACCTCAGGGCTTGCGACAGAAAACTTAGAATCTCTAGCAGCAGCGGCATTTGAGAGACGGATAGCCAATCTTGAGAGAGAAAACAAAGAACTGCAGCGAAAACTTGGAGGTTTGTTTCGTAGATATCGGTTTTTTATTGGTCAGTTTATATACATACCATGTAGAATTATTGTATATGACATGAAGGAAAGGTCAAAAGCTGTAGATATCATGTTCAACTGATCAGATACTTTAGATATCATATAAGTCAGGTCAACTTTGGTAGATATCATGTAAAAAAGATCAACTTTAGTAATTATCATGTAGGAATGGTCAGCTAATGCAGATATCATCTAGGAACTGTCAGTTTATATGTGGTAGGACAGTTCAATTTATGTAGATATTATGTACAACAGGCcaataactttaaaaattgttcagacAAGTGTTTCATTTTCTGTTGCAAGAAAAGTTAACCAATGCCCTTAATTTTACAGAGGCTAATAACACAATTCAGAGGAGTTCGGGGGAGATAAATGCTGCAGCTGGGGCATCATCTGCCTCAGCGGAGTCGGAGGTCCGTCAGCTCAAAGAGGAAATTGCCGTCTTACACCGCGTGGTGGCCGGTAGGTGGCTCATcgcaatttaaaacaattaaaaaacagAGTTAATGCTAAATTATAagtaattttatacaaaatgagTGTTAGCAGCAGTAAAGGTGTGGAAggttcttatacatgtacttatatgaaTCTGTGTATTTACCACAATGAATCAATACAATTTGAGGTTAAATCTGTGCATGTAACTTAATGAATCAATACAGTTTGAGGTTAAATCTGTGCATGTACCTTAATGATTCAATACAGTTTGAGGTTAAATCTGTGCATGTACCTTAATGATTCAATACAGTTTGAGGTTAAATCTGTGCATGTACCTTAATGATTCAATACAGTTTGAGGTTAAATCTGTGCATGTGCCTTAATGATTCAATACAGTTTGAGGTTAAATCTGTGCATTAAGCCAAAAAGATCTCTTTAATTTACAGCGTTTATGATTtcttattgatttatttcttcCAGAATCTCAAACAGAAATAAGTGAGGTTGAACAGGATTTGAAAAGAGCTCAAGATCAAAAGATAGAAGTGGAGCGTAAATTACGATTAATTGATGAGGAAAAGCAGGCTCTTGAAAAGGTCAGTTTACATAATTAGTGCACATttgctgttttattttcttattaaaaattacaaacaaGAAACAGAAGTTATTTTGATTGAGTTGGTTTATtagtacatatatattaattgCACTGGTATACTTACTTCTACTTTATGTGGACTATAGGACCTGCAGGAGTTCAGAGACAAGTACAAACTCCAGGCAAGAGAGCTTAAAGATGCTGTGGCCAAGCAGAAGATTGCTATCGAACAATTTACTGACACAAACGAGTCGTACGTACATATATTACTTACCTGTACTTTTTCCTTCAATAATCCAGCTTCCAATTAATCTTTCGATACTGTAAACCACTTTTCATTTGCGCACGAGAAATTTATGCGAGGTTTGCAAGAGACTtgtcgtcgcgaatatttctcccCACGAACCAATCCTTTGTCtaatgtttttataacaatacaggtctggataaggcttggttgCGAACATTAGTCATCATGAACAAGTTTATCGGCAGTTCATCGCATATAAAGTCGACGccaataaaaattggtttacagtatataagTTTTTGGTTTGTGAAAATGTCAAATATGGAGATATAGATATTTGTTGGTTACCATTGTAGATTGTTAAAAACACAATCCAAAGTCAAAGAATTGACTCGGGAATCAAGGAACAGAGAAGAGGAAATGGATGAATATAGACGGAAGTTAGATAGTGTCAAAAATGAACGGAGAAGGGCAGAGAAAAACGTCCAGGAGGTAATGATGAAATTAAGACTTAGTTCTCTAATTATAATGCTACCATTGATAAACAGGAGAAATATGCTGATTTTCATGTCTGGGTTAACTAGTATGAGTGTTACTTGATGTCGCTTCATTGAGTACTTGTTTCTATCACTCCAAGCTTCACGGACAAGTGGACGAGTATCGGGCGGATTCTAACAAAGAGAGGAAGCTCCGAGAGCGAGCCGAGCAGTACTCGAGGGAACTCGAACAGGAAATTGAGGCTGCCAAACGGAAAAATCTCAACAGGGGTCCCACTGCAAGCCACTTAGAAATGTCTCAGGAAATCTCAAGGTTTGGTCAAAATTTGAACGCACTAAGATGTAGAAATgtcttgaaaaattttaaaatacatacagATGGTATTCAACAATCACAGACAATTGCTCTGGGAAATCTCAAGGTACatgtgcatacatgtacaattctaTTTGTCATACTTAAAAATTGTAGTATCTCAGACTTGCAGGTATTCTATTCAATCTTTTCTAAAAGCGGTTTTCAATATAagtacaaaatttatttttaattcaggttAAAGACAGAATTAGACAGAAAAAGTGTTGAAGCTGAGGAATCTCTGGCGAGACTGACTGCCAAACTACAGGCGGAGATGAAGGACCTGAAGTTCCATCTGTCAGAGGCTGAGAATAGGAACAAGGACCTGAAGCATGAGAGTAGTATGCTGAAGGAGAAACTAAATAACCAATTGTCTATAGAGGACCTCAGTAACCAAATACAGAGGTTGAAGCTGCAGTCTGAGCATTCAGAACGGGAGAAGTTGCAGGTTAATGACGAAAACGAGAGGTTAAAGGAAGAAATCTCCTTCGTAAGTATCACTTGTGGAGGGAGCTGGGGCGGGTCTAGTTATTGTAGTCAGAATTATCTATATATCACCAAAGGATTGGTTTAAAAAGAGTTTAAAGGGAATGAAATTATGACTATTACCTTCTCCAATTAATTCATTGAATAGAAAATGCATGCTCAAATAGTGTTTTGTATTTTGTCAATATTTGTTGGCTGTTGGGCTCACTGATCTTCTACATTGGAGTCTGTTAGTGGAACAATCATAAGTATATATGTGGTTCTTTTAAACAGCAACAATCTGCCATGAATGACCTGGTGAAAGAGAAGAATCAGCTCGAACAGGAGATGAGGGAGATTTATGACAAACGGGAGTCTGTGGCTCAATGGGAGGCCCAAATCTCAGAGATCATTAAGTGGTGAGTTATCTCATGTCTGTGTCAGAGGTCATCAAGTAGTGAGTTATCTCATGTCTATCTCAAAGATCATCAAGTGGTGAGTTATCTCATGTCTGTGTCAGAGGTCATCAAGTGGTGAGTTATCTCATGTCTGTGTCAGAGGTCATCAAGTGGTGAGTTAACTCATGTCTGTGTCAGAGGTCATCAAGTGGTGAGTTATCTCATGTCTGTGTCAGAGGTCATCAAGTACTGCGTTATCTCATGTCTATCTCAGAGATCGAGTGGCAAGTTATCTGAGATAGATCTCAGAGATCATTAAGTGGTGGGCTTTCTCTCTCATATTTGAGATATGTATATCTATGATGAGTTATCTCGAAAGATTCTTAAATTTTGAGTTATATTGGAGATCATGAAGTTTtgagttacatgtatctcaCAACTGAATCATTTAAgatttatcatatatgattTAAGTTAAAAGTGTAAATGTATGTGAGTGTAGTCATTTGTTTGTGATCTAGTGATATATCATTTAACTGTGATTATCATTGACAGGGTGAGTGACGAGAAAGACGCCCGCGGTTACCTCCAGGCCCTGGCCAGTAAGATGACGGAGGAACTGGAGAACCTCAAAGTGATGGGCGTGTCAGACGATGGGGTTAGTATGCATCTCATAGCTCTACATAGCAGCAGTTATATTTTATCATCGTGAAATCCTCACATGTTGTCAGTGTATGCTGATCATGCTTTCTCTGTTATAACAGGGTCGACAGAGATGGAGGAACAGGAGATCTCAGAGACTGGACAAGATGGAGCTGCTGACTCTACAGTCCAACTTAAACAGTGAAATCCAGGCCAAGACCCAGATCAGTGAGGAGCTGACACGCTTCAAATCCCAGAGCGTCAGTCTAGAAAAGTAAGTCAATCCCAGAGTGTCAGTCTAGAAAAGTAAGTCAATCCCAGAACTTCAGTCTAGAAAAGTAAGTCAATCCCAGAGTGTCAGTCTAGACAAGTAAGTCAATCCCAGAACTTCAGTCTAGAAAAGTAAGTCAATCCCAGAGTGTCAGTCTAGAAAAGTAAGTCAATCCCAGAACTTCAGTCTAGAAAAGTAAGTCAATCCCAGAGTGTCAGTCTAGACAAGTCAATCCCAGAGTGTCAGTGTAGACAAGTAAGTCAATCCCAGAGTGTCAGTCTAGAAAAGTAAGTCAATCCCAGAGTGTCAGTCTAGAAAAGTAAGTCAATCCCAGAGTGTCAGTCTAGACAAGTCAATCCCAGAGTGTCAGTGTAGACAAGTAAGTCAATCCCAGAGTGTCAGTCTAGAAAAGTAAGTCAATCCCAGAGTGTCAGTCTAGAAAAGTAAGTCAATCCCAGAGTGTCAGTCTAGACAAGTCAATCCCAGAGTGTCAGTCTAGAAAAGTAAGTCAATCCCAGAGTGTCAGTCTAGAAAAGTAAGTCAATCCCAGAGTGTCAGTCTAGACAGGTCAATCCCAGATTGTCAATCTAGAAAAGTAAGTCAATCCCAGAGTGTCAGTCTAGAAAAGTAAGTCAATCCCAGAACTTCAGTCTAGAAAAGTAAGTCAATCCCAGAGTGTCAGTCTAGAAAAGTTAGTCAATCCCAGAACTTCAGTCTATAAAAGTTAGTCAATCCCAGAGCGTCAGTCTAGAAAAGTAAGTCAATCCCAGAACTTCAGTCTAGAAAAGTAAGTCCATCCCAGAGCGTCAGTCTAGAAAAGTTAGTCAATCCCAGAGTGTCAGTCTAGAAAAGTAAGTCAATCCCAGAGTGTCAGTCTAGAAAAGTAAGTCAATCCCAGAACTTCAGTCTAGAAAAGTAAGTCCATCCCAGAGCGTCAGTCTAGAAAAGTTAGTCAATCCCAGAGTGTCAGTCTAGAAGAGTAAGTCAATCCCAGAGCGTCAGTCTAGAAAAGTAAGTCAATCCCAGAGTGTCAGTCTAGACAAGTCAATCCCAATGTTTCCGTCTAGAAAAGTAAGTCAGTGAGATGGATCAGTTCAAAGAGTGTTTTTCTAGAAAATTTTGTCACCTTGTATTACACTAACCAAAGTCAGTAACAAGCTCAAAGACATCAAAATCCTTAGTGTCAGTCAAATAACAACACAGTCTTTAATGAGTCTCATCCTAGAGTGTCATGCAAAGATCAGAAAATTTCTTGTCTTATTTTTCCCAAAacttaatttgataattgtttGATTGATCTATTACAACTATGTACTGTTTTGTTTACCAGTAAATGTGAGGAGCAGAGTGAGCTGATCAGGAAACTCAAGAAAGAGTTGGAGGATCTCAAGTCACAGAACGAGCGTCTTCAGAGTCAGAAGGATACCGACTGTAAGTTCTATATACATCATAAACTGTCAACTTGTACATAATACACAGTTATATACATCATATACCGGTACTGTCAACTTGCACATGACATCCATCATATACTGTCAACTCGTACATGATACACAGAGAGTTGTCTTCAGAATTGATTTTTAAGGCGACTTTCTTTTAATTCTTAGAATTTAGCCTCTCCTTGTGTAATATAAATCACAACATGATTTTTATGTTACAGTGGATAAGTCACATCATGACTCAAGTCTGATGAATTTCTTCAAGGGTCAGAATTTTTTCAAAGGAGGCCAGTTTTCTTACCTAAATGATGTAAGTACCtgaaaaaaatcaacccccaacATATGCTTTATACCTATTGTTGTaagtttcattgtttatatatataaaattcattattctacTTATAAGTTCCAAAAATAAGATccaatatttcataaaacataCAGAATATCAATGTAAACTTTAATGTCAGGCCAATTAATGCAACATATTGTAACATTGGGATGTTATGttatataatattgataaaattgtttagccaatcaaataAGGCATTACAACCAGAATGAAATTAATTGCCTGTATGTATCTCTACAGTCGGACCATGAGAGTATGCATGATGAGGACAGCATCAGTGAGGATGCCCTCTCGCGTGGGGGGACAGACTCGCGCACCAGCTCCCAGCGGGACTTGAGCCGTGAAGAGAGCCACCACCCATCCTCTAGCCCAGCCAGTACCATCCACACCAGTCACCCCGCCCCAGAACAGGTGTACGACCAGCCCTGGGGCGCCGCCAAGTTCGGCCCGATTAACATCAGTCCCTCTCAGAGTCTGCCAGCACACACCAAAACTCATCAGTTTATCATGAAAACATTCTCATTGCCATACAAGTGTAACCATTGTACATCTCTGATGGTGGGCATTCAGCGACAGGGAGCCACTTGTAGTGGTGAGATATCTTTGTAACACCATCAATAACGTGAGGCCAAGGTTGATTGATTGCTTTGCTTTCTGTCCAATTGTTGGTCGTTTTTAGAGAAAATCCAGTTGAAACAACAAATATGTATGTGTTAATTTCTCAGAGTGATTTCCTTACGATCtaaaacaacttttttaaaactttctttttcTGTATATAACAGCGTAATGTAATTGAGGGTTTTAGATTTGACTATGAGCGCCTTCATTGTAATCTTTCTGTATATTACAtggtaatgtacatgtacttgagggTTTTAGATTTGACTATGAGTGCCTTCATTGTAATGTTTCTGTACACAGACTGTGGGTATTCCTGTCACATCCACTGCATGGAGAAGGCCCCCATGGTGTGTCCTGTCCCTCCGGATCAAAGTAAGACTTCATCTAACATTGTATCGCATCAGTTTAAACCAGGTCACAGAATGATCAAACACATTCTGACGTGAATGAATGTGACGAGTGCTGACTCTTGTTTGTAACCTTTCAGCAAAGCGCCCTATGGGGATAGACGTCTATAAAGGCATAGGCACAGCTTACGAGGGCTATGTCAAGGTAACCTCTCattgcttttgtttaaaatcttATGTTTAAATGAATTACATGAATGAGAACCTGTGTTATACTATGCCTTCGTTTATGCTTTGTGTTTCCCTGTTATAGGTTCCTCGGATGGGAGGCATCAAGAAGGGTTGGACGCGGCAGTTTGTTGTAGTCtgtgattttaaattatttttgtatgaTATTAGTCCTGATCGCAACCAACCCAGTCATATAGTGCAACAAGTGCTAGACATGCGGTAAGAGCCAGTTTATATGCAATGATActgtttatttacataattgTACAATCATCttgttgccccttgagggcccCTAATTggtcaataaattgaattgagtTTTGCACACTTTTCCTAGTACTTACATAAACTAAATAACACATTTACCTATGTTGTCTGTTACAGACTCTGGGCTCATATTAAGTAATGTAATGCTTCACTGTGTATATTATGACAGAGATGAAGAATTCACCGTTAGCCCAGTGCTGCCCTCTGATGTGATTCACGCCAACAAGAAGGATATACCATGTATATTTAGAGTAAGTGATGTATATTCAGGGTACCTGATGTATATATAGGGCACCTGATGTATATTTAGGGTACGTGCTGTATATTAAGGGTACGTGATGTATATTTAGGGTACGTTATGTATATTTTGGGTACatgattatataaatagtgcctgattgggagggtaacagttgaaattgacaccccgagaaaaccattgtcaaccgacgcgaagcggaggttgacaatggttttcgaggggtgtcaatttcaactgttatcctcccaaacaggcactatttattttgttatactgaatgtcttttttaaaatttttaagaaaattttactgcttttatataggaataacgtgaattctacagcgaaccgtacgcgcataattttcgcgcatgtaacattttttaatgttacccgttgccaagtgcgttgctaacgctgagggtaatagtaaatattattaactgcgtcttaaccaatcagatttcagtatttaacatgaaagtataacaaatatatttaggGTACCTGATGTATATTAAGGGTACGTCTTGTATATTTAGAGTAAGTGATGGTTTGCTTTGAATGAAGCTGTAGTGTGACATTGTCATTGTTGTTTGTCCTCTGCTAgttctttttgtttaaatatctgTATGTACCAGCATAAAggaaaataattattgcaagaaaattaaatattacagTTTGTTAGTCTAGAGAGCAAACAGTTTTGAATGGATGCCTCATCAGATTCCAGTAGTGTACGTGTATTGTAGGTATCTATCTTGTTGTAGGTCACCACCAGTGAGCTGAACCCCCCAGGAACCAAACACCAGGTCCTGATGCTGGCTGAGAGCGAACAGGAACGCCACCGCTGGGTGGGGGCTCTCAACGAACTCCATAAACTCCTACGCAAAAACAAGCTTCCCAATAAAGCTGTAAGTCCCTCCTTGCCAAATTGAATTCTGTACATAAACAATGTTATGATTTGACATGTatcttataaaataaaaaatagaagtCTTATCATCAAGACTCGCCCGATTTGATATTTATCTTATAAATTAGAAAGAAGAAATCCTTATGTATCAGAATTTAGAATATATTTGACAAATACTGTAAAATCATTGTAAGTCAATGACTTTTTGTAGGCCTATCTTGCACAAGAAGTTTGTGACAATTCTTTATCTCTAGTCAAAGGAACTCTTTCCGCTCAAGTGCTTGGTATGTATACAATCATCTCTATTTTAGTTTACTTAGTAcgataaaatgtaaattaaaaaacaaatgattaaGAAATTTGtcagtaattttgtttttttctgtttgtttgtaaaatttcattatcTTTACAAGCTTTTAATCAAAAGTTTTGGTTGAAACTGATCACTTGTGTAGATTAAAACGGTTTCATATAGGTATATCAATATAAAGGGAACAATCGTTACACCCCCAAATGTAAGTTTTTAATTACAATGTGTGTATGTCTCTGACAGATTCACAACGTGTGGTCCTAGGAACAGAGGATGGTCTATATGTTGCTCAGTTAGCAAAGGATAGTAAGTAACCTATCTAGTTATCATTCAATTACTCTAATGTTGCTTCATCTTCATGGACAGTCAGTTATCAGTACATACTTAATATTAGCTTAAAAGATTAAAGGATGATAAAGTTAAAAGTGTTagtaaattgtaaattatattcGTTAAGTCAAAATGGTCTATCAAACATAAAATAAGTTGCTGTGTTTTGCTTGTAGTTTTGTTAAGGATTGGAGACAAGAGTGAGAAGAAGCCTGTCTTTCAAGTTGAACTGGTTCCCAGTGAACAGCTGGTGGTCTTCATCAGTGGTCAGTGCTTTAAGTGACGTTATTGGTGTCAGAGCTTGACATATTCTTTATATGTGTGAAAGGCTCTGTTAGATCAGAATCTTTTGATATAGAATCACCATGTTAACATTTCCTTAAGCATGAAGTCAGGTGTTGTTGACATGTACAGGTAAATTTCTTTGATTACCTGACGTCAGGTGTTGTTGATTTACAGGTAAACAGAAGCACATCAAGCTGCTGCACCAGTCTGGCCTGGATGGTCATGATACGGACCCGGTTAAGATCCCGGAGACCCGTGGCTGTCAGCTGTTTTGTGTGGGGACTACCACTAACGGCCTGCAGGGCACCCCCGTCACCTGTCTGTGTGTAGCCATCAAACGGACGATACAGGTGTACGAACTGAACAAAACGCGCCAAAAATTCCGTAAAATCAAGGACATTCAGGTTCCAGGGCAAGTGCAGTGTCTGGAGATGATGAGCCAGGGGTTGTGTGTGGGTTGTCCCTCCTATATGGCTATTTATAGTGTTCTTGGGGATTCCCCTCCCACAGGTGAATGGTGTACATTCATTGGATATTTGtcttgtatttaaaacatgatataggGTTTTAGATTTAGGGTTGGAGAATTTCAACAATACGATATATGGCATAGATTTGACTGtcctttgtttaaatttttagcCCTCCTGGATGGGGAAGATAATTCTCTGCGGTACCTGTGTCAAACACAAGTCGACTCCCTGCTGGCAGTGGAGTTACCAAAGAATGAATTCCTCTTGATCTTCAGTGGTAAGGAATCGTGCAGGGATTGTAGTGAAGGCCCTGTGATACAATTGATCAAGTTTGAATATGTTGGAACATGTGGGCTGTAACATATGTTTTCAGTTTGATTTATTGATCTTGTCTCTTTCAGTGTGCGGTGTGTATGTAGATTCAAGTGGAAGAAGAAGTCGTCCCAATGAACTCATGTGGCCAGCTCTCCCCCAGGCTGTCGGTATGCGTCTTTGCAGTCTGTAACGCCACAAATCTCACAAACACTATCAGTGCATTACTAGCTGACTTGTTCTCAGTGGCCAGCTGTTAATCTGtatgattgttttattttcctcAGCCTACAAGGAACCCTACCTCACCTGTTATGCAGAGAATACTGTGTACATGTTTGATGTCCAACAGGCAGAATGGGTACAGACCCTGTGTCTGAAGAAGGTGAGGACTGGTGCTAGGCTTGGTGGGGTGGGTAACTAAGTCTGGTGGAGTGGGTAACTAGGTCTGGTGGGGTGGGTTACTAGGTCTGGTGGGGAGGGTAACTAGGTCTGGTGGGGTGGGTTACTAGGTCTGGTGTGGTGGGTAACTAGGTCTGGTGTGGTGGGTAACTTAGGTCTTATTGGGTACGTAGGTCTGGTGGGATGGGTAGTCCGATGGGGTAGAAAACTAGGTCTGGTGGGGTGGCTAGTCTGATGGGGTAGAAAACTAGGTCTGGTGGTGTAGGTAGCTAGGTCTGGTGGGGTTGATTTGCTTGTTGGATATACAGTCAAAACTGCCGTAGCGGTCACCCCTATTAAGCAGTCACCTTTCGTATGCGGTCATTTTATTTCCTCCCGATGAAAAATCCTATATAATTGCCCTCTAAAGAGCGGTCACCAGTCTAACACGGTCAGCGGTCATCGTATTTTGATCCGAAACTGTACAGTCAACATGCATTAGTCGGCCATTTTGGCCGGTCACATGATTAACACCCGTGGATTTTTAAACATGGCTTCCGAATGTCGggtaataaatgtaaacaataattatacgCTTGAGGCGAGAGAAACCAAATTAATCgatgtatttataatacataCCGGTAATTGGCAAATCAGATACGAATGGTAATCAattgaattgtttaaacaagtattaacaatatgtttgttttataaacatgaatgaAATACAGGTGTCAAAAATGTCCGCGGCGAGGCAAAAGAAAATTGCTTGattaaataatatgattttgaGTTCAGATACGGTCGGTTAAAAACGTAATTGTTGATTTGTATTAAAAGTGTTTTCTTTTCTATATATACAGTACTCATGAAAATAGTGTAATTGatataattgtgaaaatatcgGCGACAAGGTTTTACCACGTAATGacttttttgaataatttaaagaaatataaaaattgcatgcacaatgcattgtaatgtatttctacttatttgtaaatatattagaTACTATAAAAACATCAAATCAATCACTGTATCTATCAGTTTGATACATTATgctaaatatcaagtatataattaaaataaaattgaataattgttCTACAAAGGAATTTGATGTTGGCAAATTCACAAGTCTCTATTCAAAGGTCACCTCTGTTAAGAGGTCACTTTGGGTGCCTCCCGCAGGTGACTGCTTAAtacaagtttgactgtatacATCTTCAATGATCATTTGTTTTGTGTCATTTTCAGACAAAGCCCCTGTCTCGGGATGGCTCATTAAATCTCTACACAAACTTGGACATGCAGCAGATAGTGTATTTCAAAGACTTACAtgcaggtcagtaacaccctgtGGTTCCCAGTGTATAAGATGTCACGTAACAGAGAGATAAAAATATCACTATGTGGAGTTTTCATCCGTGTATTGTGTTTCTTGTAGAAGAAGACGCCCTGGCTGTAGCTGAAATATTCAAAGGGAAAAGTGTCAATCGCAACAAGCGcagattttcttttaaaacaagagACGACCATGATAGGGGATCGCGAGGGTAAGACTTTTCAAATCAGCTCCACAACTTTGTTACCTTAATTTTGAGATGTTCTGTTGATAGGGCATTAAATGTGTTGAACATTACAGAACTGCAGAAATCATCCATTTCAGTATGTTTGCATATTTgcatatatttataaagaacATACGATTATATATTGTGTGTATTTGTCTCATCACTGCAAGCTCAACAGAACCCCATCAGGCTGAATGCACAGTGTGGGATTAAATAAGAATGTCATCATTGTAAGCCACTGTGTGGTACCCACAATAGACAGCCCACATTGGTGTGATGAGGGGTCCATACATTATCATATTGTCCCTGTGTAGAGGGGGCAGACTTAGCCCCCCTGTCTCTGCATTAGATAGCATGTCTCTCACCCACTCAGCTGTAACATCCTCGTGGCATCATCACTTATTAATCAACTCTTGACCTCTGTGTCATTTTGACCAATATCACATTAACTGCATAATTACTAAGTAATAAGATGTCATTTGAACTGTTTGCATCTTGATTTAGCATTTCTTACTTTTAAAACCTAAAGCATTATGTGATGTCTCTATAAGCAGCATTGTGACCCATCTGTAAGCCTCTTTGTgactgatacatgtacttaacacTATGAAGGGTAAGAGATTGTATGCACCTTGACCTTACTATATGACCATGTGTAACACTGAGGGTCTGTGTTTCCAGCCCTGAACGGAGATCACGGGAAATCTCAGCTCCGATGTCCTTCAGCCATGTGGCTCACATGGGGCCGGATCAGGTGTTTGCTGGCACCACCCACAGCATCCCCACCACCCAGTAAGAAACGTTCCCCTACCCCCACTGCTTGTATTAACACTGCATGCCACCCCCTGCTAGGACCAGGGACGGCCCCCACCCTGCAGTATCTGGGGAAAGGGCCTCCCTCCACCAGCTTTAGCTT is part of the Crassostrea angulata isolate pt1a10 chromosome 3, ASM2561291v2, whole genome shotgun sequence genome and encodes:
- the LOC128175683 gene encoding serine/threonine-protein kinase MRCK alpha-like isoform X3, producing MMSAEERLRKLSDLYVGGVQNSNGQALSVETLLDVLIVLYDECCNSTLRREKNISEFVDFARQIVSKIKHYRLHRDDFEVIRIIGKGAFGEVAVVKLKSTDRVYAMKILNKWEMLKRAETACFKEERDVLVYGDRRWITNLHYAFQDENYLYLVMDYYCGGDLLTLLSKYEDRLPEDMARFYIAEMVLAIHSLHTMNYVHRDIKPDNVLLDLTGHIVLADFGSCLRLLDDGTVQSSVAVGTPDYISPEILRAMEDGHGRYGPECDWWSLGVCMYEMLYGFTPFYAESLVETYGKIMNHQSKFEFPTDEDIEDISEEAKDLLQRLICAADRRFGKNGLEDFINHPWFKGIKWDEIRDMNAPFVPEVSSPTDTSNFDVDESDFRHTDTIPPTSNAAFKGHHLPFIGFTFTKDSQISDTGNLQDTSGLATENLESLAAAAFERRIANLERENKELQRKLGEANNTIQRSSGEINAAAGASSASAESEVRQLKEEIAVLHRVVAESQTEISEVEQDLKRAQDQKIEVERKLRLIDEEKQALEKDLQEFRDKYKLQARELKDAVAKQKIAIEQFTDTNESLLKTQSKVKELTRESRNREEEMDEYRRKLDSVKNERRRAEKNVQELHGQVDEYRADSNKERKLRERAEQYSRELEQEIEAAKRKNLNRGPTASHLEMSQEISRLKTELDRKSVEAEESLARLTAKLQAEMKDLKFHLSEAENRNKDLKHESSMLKEKLNNQLSIEDLSNQIQRLKLQSEHSEREKLQVNDENERLKEEISFQQSAMNDLVKEKNQLEQEMREIYDKRESVAQWEAQISEIIKWVSDEKDARGYLQALASKMTEELENLKVMGVSDDGGRQRWRNRRSQRLDKMELLTLQSNLNSEIQAKTQISEELTRFKSQSVSLENKCEEQSELIRKLKKELEDLKSQNERLQSQKDTDLDKSHHDSSLMNFFKGQNFFKGGQFSYLNDSDHESMHDEDSISEDALSRGGTDSRTSSQRDLSREESHHPSSSPASTIHTSHPAPEQVYDQPWGAAKFGPINISPSQSLPAHTKTHQFIMKTFSLPYKCNHCTSLMVGIQRQGATCSDCGYSCHIHCMEKAPMVCPVPPDQTKRPMGIDVYKGIGTAYEGYVKVPRMGGIKKGWTRQFVVVCDFKLFLYDISPDRNQPSHIVQQVLDMRDEEFTVSPVLPSDVIHANKKDIPCIFRVTTSELNPPGTKHQVLMLAESEQERHRWVGALNELHKLLRKNKLPNKAAYLAQEVCDNSLSLVKGTLSAQVLDSQRVVLGTEDGLYVAQLAKDILLRIGDKSEKKPVFQVELVPSEQLVVFISGKQKHIKLLHQSGLDGHDTDPVKIPETRGCQLFCVGTTTNGLQGTPVTCLCVAIKRTIQVYELNKTRQKFRKIKDIQVPGQVQCLEMMSQGLCVGCPSYMAIYSVLGDSPPTALLDGEDNSLRYLCQTQVDSLLAVELPKNEFLLIFSVCGVYVDSSGRRSRPNELMWPALPQAVAYKEPYLTCYAENTVYMFDVQQAEWVQTLCLKKTKPLSRDGSLNLYTNLDMQQIVYFKDLHAEEDALAVAEIFKGKSVNRNKRRFSFKTRDDHDRGSRGPERRSREISAPMSFSHVAHMGPDQVFAGTTHSIPTTQSDRRSKIISGPINFSHVAHMGPDQGMQALIDLPRAAQSGNGVPTSPGVDASQKNKLFSMKPLQEVHMRGTRPLLPHPNGSAHRESSSKVGAMNNRQPSSSYPESPDTPNDSSSLGDLSTAIFEDISFDRPGNRLSVASTASSTYSSSPASARESLSGEHHQQDDPEVQTSHL